GCGTGTGGTTTTCGTCGAGACCTACACCAGCGACGTGAAGGTCTGGGAGGAGGGCAAGGGGATCTCCGTCTACGGCTATTGCGGCGGCGGCACCAACGCCTGCATCGTCGGCAGCGACGGGGACGTCTACGTCACCCAGAACGGCGGCACGGTCGGGGCGTGGAAGGCGCGCGACCAGGTGACGCCGTCGATCCAGCGGATCCGCCCCGACGGCACCGTCAGCTACGTGGCGACCGAGATCGAGGGTGCGGCGCTGAACGCCCCCAACGACCTGGCCTTCGGGCCGAACGGTTCGCTGTACTTCACGGACTCCGGCGAGTGGGACCAGGTCAACAAGCCCGACCCGAGCCGCATCTTCGAGCTGTTCCCCGACGGCACGGGGCGAGTGCTGCAGGAGCTGGAGCCCGTCTACACCAACGGCTGCGCGGTGGACCCTGACGGCAGCGTCGTCTGGGTGGAGTCGTACACGCTCGAGGTCCGCCGCCGGCGCCCCGACGGCGCCATCGAGCACATCTGCACGCTCCCCGACGGTCACGTTCCCGACGGCTTCAAACTCGACGCCGAGGGCAACTACTGGATCACGGGGTTCATGTCCGGCGTCATCGACGTCATCGCCCCCGACGGCACCTACCTGGACTATCTGGAGTGCCCCTACGTGCCACTGAACTGCTGCTTCGACGGCACCGACATGTGGGTCACCGACTTCGGCGAGATCACCGAGGTGACCGCCGAGGCGCCCATGGTGGGGCGCCTGCTGCGGGTGCGGCTCGGCGTGCAGGGCATGGAACCCTTCCGAGGCGCCATCGCCTGAGCGTCACCGGCGGTCAGGCGGTCGGTGGAATTGACGAGGCCATGGCCCAGCGACTCGACCGGGACACGAGACTCGCCGTGCTCGGCCGGCTCGTGGAGGAATACGAAGCCGAGCACGGCTTCATCACCGGCGACGAGATCGCGGAGCAGGCCCAGGAGGACCGCGACGCAGCGGGGTCGCTTCGGGGCGCCGCGCTCCGCGCCGGATGACTGTGATCCTCGACTCGGGCGCGCTCATCGCGCTCGAGGGCGACGACCGCAGTATGTGGCGGCGCCTCAAGGGTGCCCTCCAGAGCGAGAGCCCACCGAGGACGCACGGGGGTGTCGTCGCCCAGGTGTGGCGCGGCGGAACCGGCCGCCAGGCGCGTCTCGCCGCGGCGCTGCAGGCCATCGAGGTGACGGCCCTCGACGCCACTGTGGGACGGCGCGCCGGAGTCCTGCTCGCCCGCTCCGGCCTCACCGACGCGATCGACGCGGCACTGATTGCCCTCGCCGATCACGGCGACCGGATCATCACCTCGGATCCCGGCGACCTCGCCGTCGTCGCCGCCTGCACCGATCGGCGCATCGACGTCGTTCTCGTCTGAGACCGCCGGCGGCGAGGAGTCAGACATCCAAGCAGCACGCTCGCCCGCCGCCGGCTAAGCAGACTGCCGCACGAGGCCGCCCGCAACGAACACGACGTGAGCAACAGCCGGCCGGTCAGCCCAACTCGCCCGGATCAGCCGGAGGCGTCGGACACGAATGCGGCGACCGCTGCCCGGTACGGTCCGAGAACAGATCCGGGGGTCTCTGTGGCCGCAGGGGCGCCCTCAGGCACAGTAGGGAGCATCGCGATGCGCACATTGGTGGTCACCGTTGTCGCGTTTGTCGTACTCCTGGCTGCTTGTTCGAGAGCCGGAGAGGACGTGTCGCTACCGACTGCGACGGACGTCTCCGCGACGCCCATGGCAACCGGCGCCACCGCGATCGCCACCACAGAGGGGCTGAGCGTGCCGGGGTTCGGCGTCGAGAACGAGAGTCCCGCTCATGGCAACGACCGGGCGAGCGCGACACCGCTGGCTGCGCCGGGGAGTGTCTCTGGGGCGGCGAGTAGTGGGGATCCGGATTGGTTCGTGTTCGACGCGGTGACCGATGGCACGTATGCGATCGACGTGACGCCGGAATCCGACGGCGAATTCACGGTTGCGGTGTTCGACGAGGAGGGGCAAGTCCCCGGCTTTCCTGTGGTGCAGGTCGGTGAGTTGGACGTTGATGTGGTTTGGGTGGCGCCGACGCCGGGGCGGTACTGGCTCCGTGTCTCGGGGAAGTGGGCGGTGCGTTTCGCCTACAAGCTGAGGATGAGATTCTTTGAGACACCGCCGGATGATCACGGCGACTCGGCGGCGGAAGCGACGGCTGTCGTGCTTGACCCCGGCGCCACGCCCGCATGGGTTGGAACCTTCGAGCGCAACGCCAACAGCCATCTCGACTGGTTGGGCGAGGTGCAGGGCGCCGTGACTCTTTGGTTGGGGGATCTCCTGGACGAGGACTGGTTCAGTCTGGAGCTGGAGGAGGGGCGCAGGTACCGCATCGTCCCTGTCAGGGGCGATCCGACGCGCCAACCCGTATGGCGGTTGACTGCCTTCCCGCCCCTCGTCATGACCGTGCACCGCGACGGCGACGCGACCGCGCTCCACCACGATCGGTGGGGCTTCCCGATCGAATTCGTGCCGCCGGTGACCGGCACCTACCAACTGTCTGTCGCCTCCGCCGGCGTTGTGTCGTCGCTGCTGCCGGCCCCGCACGCGATTGTTGTTTCCCTCTTCGATCCCGATACTGCGCCCTATCTGCGCGACGACACCGTCGCGGTGCGCCCCGGCGCCCCGACGGTGGGCACCTTCGACCGGCGCGGAGACCTCCACTGGTTCGCGTTGGACGCCGTCGAGGGCCAAACCTGGATCGTGCAGTTCGGTGAACGCCTCGACGGGTGCATCGAGGTCTACGGCCCAGCCAGCGGGGATCCGTTGCTCGACGAGTGCGACCGGGACTACGTGGACTACTACCGGGACTACCACGTCTGGACTGCGCCCACCGACGGCACCTACGGCATCAGACTCTTCCCAGACAGTGACCGGTTCCAGACAGGCAGCGCCCGCTACTGGTTCACAATGACGCCGGCCGCGCCCGACGACCACGCAAACCACGCCGCCGGCGCCACGCCGGTTGTCGCCGGCGAGAGCCCGACGGGGACCATCGACTATGTCGGCGACACCGACATGTTCCGGCTCCCGACCCACCAGGGCGAGGTATGGACCATCCCGCTTGTGCAGTTTGCTGGCGCCGGCACCACCGTCGACGCATGGTTCGTCAGCGCTGGCGGCCAAGAAGACGGCCCACACCCCCTGCCGCACTGCTACTGGGCCTGGCCGACCTGCGCCCTATCGGCACCCCGAGATGGCGCATGGATCATCGCCTTCGAAGGCACCGAACCCGGCGCCCGGTTCGAACTGATTCCCGAACGGCTGAACGTCCCGGACGACTACGGAAACGACCGAGCGCACGCGCCCAAGCTGGCAACCCCGATACTCCCCGGCGCGGCGTGCCGGAGCGAACCGTCGATGGATGACTGCTCGGACACGACGACGGTGGAAGGGACGATCGACTACCGCATCGACGGCGACTACTTCCGGATATCCCTCCCGGAGGTCAACAAGTACGAACTCCGCCTGCACAGCGACCGCGGCCATGCGATCTTCACGGTGTTGGAAAGGTGGTACTGCGCGTCGTGGGACGAGGCGTGGGGACAGACCCACGACCTGTGGACCCCCGAGATCGCCGGCGACTACTGGATCAGAGTGGGCGTCAACAGGGACGAACTCGTCAGGCCCGACTATTATTTCGCGCCCGAGGACTACACCCTCCATATCACCGCACGCCCCGACGACTTCCCCGACCTCCCCACACCCGAGGAGACAATCGAGGACACAGCGACCGAACTCGAACCCAATACGGTCCACCGCGTCCCCCGCGGCCAAAGCAGCGGCGAGGACGCCTACCGGGTCACCCTCGACCACCCCCACTACATCATCGAAATAGACGGAGCAGGGTTCCGGATTCTCGGCACGCGGGGGTCATCGGTCCAGG
The bacterium genome window above contains:
- a CDS encoding SMP-30/gluconolactonase/LRE family protein — its product is MQRPIEVMGEGLGHPEGPDMLPDGRVVFVETYTSDVKVWEEGKGISVYGYCGGGTNACIVGSDGDVYVTQNGGTVGAWKARDQVTPSIQRIRPDGTVSYVATEIEGAALNAPNDLAFGPNGSLYFTDSGEWDQVNKPDPSRIFELFPDGTGRVLQELEPVYTNGCAVDPDGSVVWVESYTLEVRRRRPDGAIEHICTLPDGHVPDGFKLDAEGNYWITGFMSGVIDVIAPDGTYLDYLECPYVPLNCCFDGTDMWVTDFGEITEVTAEAPMVGRLLRVRLGVQGMEPFRGAIA
- a CDS encoding twitching motility protein PilT, coding for MTVILDSGALIALEGDDRSMWRRLKGALQSESPPRTHGGVVAQVWRGGTGRQARLAAALQAIEVTALDATVGRRAGVLLARSGLTDAIDAALIALADHGDRIITSDPGDLAVVAACTDRRIDVVLV